A stretch of Lathyrus oleraceus cultivar Zhongwan6 chromosome 6, CAAS_Psat_ZW6_1.0, whole genome shotgun sequence DNA encodes these proteins:
- the LOC127094987 gene encoding uncharacterized protein LOC127094987 yields the protein MDPLRQSHIALRGDVDSMKNQLDQLVEAMIVLAKKEDNIQQTAVVENVMLATINGLTQPQLVQTPVDNSTVQECHVVQDSSRHDAVEYHSCAFSVPDSHGTSLVVNAEQPQDDKIAKGFCVLEKRLKAIEGKDIVGLNALDMCLLRALSKESNESFRGYAQRWRELAACVEPPLLDKELMELFRDTLQSPYFERMISSATSDFVNLVTIGERIENALKSGRIQGASSNQDSEIESLSDSQKEEDDETNAVMADVGYSHDAPAIPYGSPPSQQSPFPTPRYPYRQLARPRAPFKQPWTVPHTNQRSRGQGYQN from the exons ATGGATCCGTTGAGGCAAAGTCATATTGCATTGAGAGGAGATGTGGACTCGATGAAAAATCAGCTAGACCAACTTGTGGAAGCTATGATAGTTTTAGCAAAGAAGGAAGACAACATTCAGCAGACTGCAGTTGTTGAGAATGTTATGCTAGCTACAATAAATGGTCTTACCCAACCTCAGCTTGTGCAAACCCCAGTTGATAACTCTACTGTACAAGAATGTCATGTTGTTCAAGATTCCTCACGTCATGATGCTGTTGAGTATCACAGTTGTGCATTCTCCGTGCCAGATTCCCATGGAACAAGCCTAGTGGTTAATGCCGAACAACCACAAGATGATAAGATTGCTAAAGGATTCTGTgtgctagagaaaagactcaaggCCATAGAAGGAAAAGATATTGTTGGACTGAATGCCTTAGACATGTGTTTG TTGAGAGCCTTATCTAAGGAAAGTAACGAATCCTTTagagggtatgcccaaagatggagagagttggcgGCTTGCGTTGAGCCACCACTCTTAGACAAAGAATTAATGGAATTATTCAGGGACACCCTGCAAAGTCCATACTTCGAAAGGATGATTAGTAGTGCAACATCAGACTTCGTTAACTTAGTGAcaattggagaacgcatcgagaATGCCCTAAAAAGTGGAAGAATCCAAGGCGCCTCGAGCAACCAAGATAGCGAGATAGAATCCCTTAGTgattcccaaaaggaagaagatgatgaaacaAATGCAGTCATGGCAGATGTTGGGTATTCTCACGATGCACCAGCCATACCTTATGGTTCTCCACCTTCTCAGCAATCACCATTTCCAACACCACGTTATCCTTATAGGCAACTGGCAAGGCCTAGAGCACCATTCAAGCAACCATGGACTGTTCCTCATACAAATCAAAGATCTCGTGGTCAAGGATATCAAAATTAG